GTCCATATCATCCTTCttgaggacgaaatccctcttgAAGAAGACTAGCTATAGCGGTGAAAGATCTACTCTGGCTGGTGTTTTCTAAAGATATCACATTGCTATTGGTATGTGGATTTCCAATCTTTTTGTACATGTTGTAACTGTTATTGGGAGGTTTCCTATGCATCCAATTGCTCTATAAGTTTTGTCGCTATGATTGGGAAGATAATTTTGTTGTTATTATGTTGTAGTTTGTAATGATTTATCTATTTTGGTGATAATATTCATATTTAATTTCAGATCTCTATTTCAGCCTGATATTATATGATTTTCAATATAATCATTTGAATGAATAGAAATCATTTTTCATGCAAATTGTTTGTTTAAATTACTTTGGAACATTTGGTAAAAAGGTACAAAAATGGAAGATCGTATTAGTAAGTTTCACTCTCTTCTGAATCAACTAGCTGGGATTAATGAGAAAGTAAAAGATGATGATGCTAAAGAAATACTTTTGAATAGTTTGCCTAAAAATATGTCTGGAGTGGTGTTCAGATCAAGCAAGGTAACCATTAGTTTTGAAGGGGTAATATCTACTCTACTTGACCATAATGGAGACTCAGAATCTGAAGAGGTATTATTTGTACATAACAAAGTAAAAAAAGGCAAGTACAAATCCAAGCATATTCCTtcaaaaggaaaaatcaaatgCTTCTATCGTAATGAAAAATgacatgtaattttgaattgtaagaaGAGGGCACAAGATCTACAAGATGATAAACTAGATCATCATGCTTCCTTAATACCAATGATGAAGAGCTATCATGTCCTAGTGATGAAGAATATGtgcttttgataaattcaagattggAGGTTGGAGGCACTGGAGGTTGGAGGATAATCAACGTCCTCTCATCAATCACCAACGACGGGGCCGCTTATCAACTCTGGTGGCATTTCATTTTCTATGCTTGTCAGTGTTCCTAGTTGTGTGAATAAGTGGAAATTTCACATTGTGGGGGGGAATAGTAACCAATGTTCCATTCCCATTTTGTGCCAAAATGACTAAAGCCAATGGCAGCTTCTAGTGGTAGTAGCAGTTGTCTATGATCTTCGAGATCGAGTGATAGCGATCGATAACAATGACTACAATTAAGATTTCTGTTTTTCAGATTTGTGATATGTATGTTGATTTCTATATCACTTCCTTGATGTACAATCATAGTGCCGAACAAAAGTACCAAAGTAAGTCAGTTTATGGATCTTGAAAGGGTTTGTGAGAGGATCCAGAAAACCACACGAGGTGAACAGTTGATGGGTTCCTGTTCATGTTCAGTTTTGTGGTAAACTTGTGTGAAAACCATGAAAGGTTGATGGGTGGTGCCTTTTGTTTTGAATCAAGATCATGAGCCACAAGACTTGGGCTTATTGCAGATGTAGGGTGTGAGTTCTtaccatgttcacactaagggggggGGGATTATTGTTCACATAGGAtccataaaataattatttgtaAGGTTTGGTATAGTTTGTTAAATAGGTTAGTATATTAGAGGTACGAATGTGTTGAGTTGTTAAAACttaaagcaactcaatatatttgGGTAAGTTGTTATGGGAGTTTCCTATATTGTATGAGACTTTACTCTTATATAATTGTGATGTATTTGATTGAAATTGTATGTAGCACGTATATCCAATTATAACTATTGCAGCTTCTATCTCTCGGCCCATATTTCTAATAACATTGTGATCAATTATCTGATTGATTGACGAATGTGGTTATGAAATGTTATattatattgcatattagttatatTTAATTATATGCATAGGTAATTCTTGCTTGATATTCAATTGAATTTGTTCTAGAGGCTTTGTTCTTACAGAAATGGCCAAACTTACATTTTGGGTATAAGAAGATAATGAGAACGATCTACATGCATATGCATTATATCTTTGCATGATTTCATAAGGGGTATAATGGCCTTTTCTAGTCACATGAATCCTCttaactggtttttaaacatgaaTGGCACCTTTGACGTGGAAATcccttaaaaaaaaattgtttctgcTTTGAGGAAGGCCCTATTGGCCCAAGGTTTGTCGTTGCACAagaagattgacctattaatgcctgatacaaacaTCAGAGATAAACAAACCATGGGAGGTGGTTAAGACATGTCATTAATACTCAAGTTCGATCTTGAACAACCAAGGGGATGAAGGCACCaaccttccaacaatctcccccacaACGCGACCAAGGGATTCAAACCTGTGActtatgctctaataccacttgttggccCAAggtttgtcattgcaccaaaagatcgatctattaatgcccgatacaaaccatgggaggtggttaagctATGTCACGAATCCCCGAGGGAGGCGCTGAACAAACAAGGGACAAAGGCACCAACCTTCCAACAAGCCCATGGTGTCTCATTAGAAATAGGCTTGCATCTCTCCTCTACACATGTTAGCCTCATGTACACGTCCTTCTAAGATGGATTTTATGTGTATGCATAATATAAAAGAATGACCTTACCATATAGCAGTTTATTTCATTGGTAGACTGTAGTACCACAAGATTGAGCAATAGGGTAGAATTTCAGTTAAGCAACGAGCAATAGAAGCTGTACCTTGGGCAGAGAGTACCAATCTGTTGATTAATATCATCCATGTATTGGTTCGCTCTCAGGCACTGAAGTTAGACATTTCCTACCTGGCTGATAATGGTAGGCTATTAGAGAACATAATGATATAACCCCCTGAAAGTGTTGATGATTATCAAATTTTGTTAACCATTGTTACCAGATTTTTCAGACCAGCCACATTTATCTGATTTGGTCCAGATTTTTCAATTTTATAGAAACTTCACTGATTTTTTTTACATtccagatttttcaattttttcggcATCCAGAATGActcaaattaattatttttcaaacCCATAACTATGTTGTGGACAGTGAGGGATGTGGTGAGTTTCAGATATCCTCCTACAAAGTTCATCATTAGGAAATTTTAACCTGGCCATTTCACCCTCTCTATCAGCACTGTTTTCAAGGGAACCATCACAAGGTGCCCAGTAAATTGGTAATTTTGTACCCCTGGTTCTGAGTTGGATAGCATTGATTTAGATTATTATAGTAAAACACTAGAATCTGCATTTTATTACTCAGTGTTTTTCATTTTTTGTGCTTGTGTCTTCAAGGCATGGTTACAGGAGTTATCAGAAATTTGGGATTGATAGATCATAATAATGGTTTTTTGTTGCTCCATATTTGGACTTCAATATTATTTATGAAATTTACTCAGATTTTTTGTTATTGATAAATTCAAGAAACAAATTGGATTCTTCCAATTTTCCTACACATTTGCCAATTGTCTGTCTGAATTCAAATTCATTAACCTGAATTCTCTCCTTGATGTGCTCAGAACTTTTGTTGCCCCTTTGGAAAGACTGAAGCTGGAATACATTGTACGGGGGGCAAAGGATAATTGGTACAAAACAATTCATTTCATCTGGTCGTCTGAAGGGTTTACAGGCTTTTGGAAAGGAAATGCCTTGAATCTTTTTCGTATGGTCCCTTTTAAATCTATAAACTTTGTAACATATGACATGTACTGCAATTGGTTGTTACAAATACCTGGAAAGGAAGAAATCATAAACTCTGACAGACTCGCAGCTGGGGCTGTCTCAGGAATTGTAGCCACTATGATATGTCTTCCCATGGACACTGTAAGCAGCCCTTATTTTCTACCCATAACCTTTTTCCATTTTGTTTTATTTCAGGCAAAATGCTTACCAGAATATTTAGTTTGAGAATACATCATTTCAAATTATCTCTGTTTTGTTGTCTCATCGTTCAAATATGTAAGCTGCTATTCTTGTTTCTTTCTCTCAAATATGATTCTGTGGGTGTTCAATAAGGTATTCCTCTGCACTAGATTTAATTCTTAAACTTATGCAGATTAGAACTAGGCTGGTTGCACCAGGAGGTGAAACCCTAGGCGGTGTTGTTGGTTGTTTTCAGCATATGGTCCGCACTGAAGGCTTTCTCTCTCTCTATAAAGGTCTTTCTCCAACACTTTTGAGCATGGCCCCTGCAGGAGCAGTATTTTATGGAGTATATGACATCTTGAAAGCTGCCTATTTAAGTTCACCTAAGGGACAAAAACGGTTGAGATGGCTGAATCAGGATAAAAGAGAGAGAATAGAAACCTTAAAAGCAGAAATCAGTTCTAAAGAGGAAGAGGTGAGGGATAATAGCAAACAGATGGAGCTTGGACCAGTCAGGACCTTGGTATATGGAGCAATTGCAGGTGCTTGTGCAGAGATTGTGACATATCCATTAGAAGTAGTGCGCAGGCATCTTCAGCTTCAAGAGACAGCAAAGTTGGGCTTAGTAGCTACATTTAATTTCATAGTAAAGAGAGATGGCGCAGGAGCTCTGTATGCTGGTGTATTCCCCAGTACAGTGCAGGTTTGTTGCAAATCTCACCTTCTTAACATTTGGGCCTTTATTGTAAACCTGTGATTATCTGGTTTCTTATATTACCATATACTAAAATAGTAAATTCAAACATGTTTCCAATGAATGTAATAATCTTTAAGAGCGCATCATCTTGAAATTCCAATTTTTAGAAGGGAACATCAAAACTACGCTCAGCCAATTAAACTTCGTTGAAATCCTCTATTTCTAACTAGAAAGAAAGGTAATACTTGTGCTAGGGATGCTATATTATTATTTTGTATGCGATAGTAAAATTAGCATGCCTTTGATTTTGTTATCTGTGCATGCAATATTTTGGGCAAGTTGAAGTTGGGAAAATGATAGTAGGCTGTATATAATTTTGATCTTTAATATAAGTGTTTTTCTTTTACATTTGTGAAAATTTTCTTGAGCATGtcaagatatatttttgaagtataTCTATAGAATCTGAACCTCTTTAATGAAAAGTCAAAGTTAGTTGTAACATGCTTTGTATATCACTTACTTAAGGAGTAAAGAAACTCACATTTGAACACCAATAAGAGATTTAATTAAAATTGTTTGTTCAAATATTGTAGCTTTCGTTTGCCTTGAGATTAGTGGTCATACTTCTCTGAAATGATGGACTTATATATTATTCTCCTTGGCCATGCCATCATCCACAAgcgattttcattttcaaattctaGAATGAACAGTTGCTTGGCTTCCTGGGCAATGTTGAGTGCATATTGTTACAAATTGATATAATATTTTCTTATTGTATTTGACATGTTCAAACTTTTGCATTTGTACAGGTCCTTCCTTCTGCAGCTTTGAGCTATCTGATATATGAATTTATGAAGGTCGTGTTGAAGATATCTTGATTTTCTTTGAATTGTGTATGTAACTACTTGTTATTGGAATGAAAAGAGCTGCTGTGTTGGTGGTGTACCAAAGGTCTTTTCAAACTATTTCCTGCAAATTAGTTGTGGACATGCCACTTTCCCCACACAACCACGTAGAGGATGGTGTAGACTGTATAATTTTATGTTATGTTAATACATGTGAAGCTGACTTAATTTGTAATTTTAACTGTCAACTAGAAGTAAGTTATCAAATGGTTATAAACATTTAACCCATCAATTGTGGCCTAACTGGTAAACATTGGACCTTTAAATAGAAAAATCATAGTCGAGGAAGGGGTGCTGATTTATACAAGGTCCTCCCTGTACCGCTTCTGTGTAACTGGACATTATATTGAAATAAAGCATCAATCGTTATATTGTCATGCAATAATTGTTGATGTgaattcttattcttattttctACTGCAAGTGATTGTATCGGTAGTGCAGAGTTTCAGCATTAGTTCATGGCGGCAGTGTCTTTGGGAAGTTGGGTCAGACTTCAACAGAATCATGATTGAGTAATAATTATTGACAATGACACAACACGATGGAAGAGGAGGAATAAATGGGCTAACTAATACAAGAACTAGTAAGCACACAAAGACACAGAAGATCAACTCACCCAAGGCCTTAGGTACATGTGGGAGCTTTTAGTCAAAGAGCACATCAGAGGAACAAAATAGAAACCAAGTACACTCAGAATCCATCTGGGGTAACTTGGCTGTAACCGATGAAGTTGATCAACTGTTGGATAATTTGCCTTGACTCCTAGAAATTTGATGATGGAATCTTCGATTTTGTAGAGATCGGACTTGTCACTAAGTGTTGAAGTGTTTGCAATCTCTATTTTCAACCTTAATAGTTTCTCATCCTTGGAGGTTTCTACATTTTGAGCAGTAAGATCGTTGGTGTAGTTTATCTTATACATTCACATTTTCTTACTAGATGACTTActcatcaaatagaaaaatgttCCAAAGTATATGTAGGGTGCACAACCTGTTGCGAGTGTAGTAATATTGTACCATGTTCTTTCGGCTTtgtaacttttttatttttcttattcatAAATACTTATAATTTTACATTGGCATCATATTGGTTGGTTAGCCTTTTTTTAGCGAAGAGTCAAAGATGAGATAGATATAGAATGTCTTCTTGGAAACGAAAGAAGGTGTTCTACAGTGTGATTGGCCAAATGATTGATTAATCAATATCTTTTAAGATCATCCAATGTGTATTGGTTTAGAGGCATTGAAATAACGGTAGAATTGCATGAGATTGTGGTTGCATCCTGCTAAAGTCTTTGACCAAAGCTCCCATTTTTCTTGTCATTTTCTTGTGATTGTTTGTTTCCAATGCAAGAGTTGCTGAATGCTTGCATGTGTATTACACTATCACCATCATCTATTTACCTCTCGTCAAGGTTTCTCCCCATTGGAACCCTTCATTAAGGGAAAGGGTACTTGTCAATCAATATGGCTAGCAAGGGAGTTTGTGGCTATGTGGTCAAGGAAAAGTACCCACATGATGCTCTTTCTCCTCTCAGTAAGATATGACTTGAGATAAAGTTTGGATACACATTTGGTCATGGAGTTGCTTCAAAATCACCACATATTTGCTTGGTAGTTGTTTTATCCTTTGTTAACTTGAAAAAGAACTTGCACTTACTCATCATATTTTGGTTGAGACTAATGACTACACACTTAATATTTCTCATCCTCATAAAGGTGGCTGAAATTCGTTCACTATTTGGGACTAATGTTCTTTATTTCACAAAAcatgtttgtttgcttgatgtttCTCTActcttagagaaaatctttgagTTAATTTGTTATTACTGTAGAATATTGACTTTTTGTTGAGGCAAAAGTCTAATTTAGCTCTCAACTCTTGCA
This genomic stretch from Cryptomeria japonica chromosome 8, Sugi_1.0, whole genome shotgun sequence harbors:
- the LOC131079483 gene encoding uncharacterized protein LOC131079483, which translates into the protein MVSSILQKRLVVLFTEGLDEPLKGWVKAFDLPTLVDAMKKARSMELAAPKSRFQSKPFSFRKDKKKFSNQPKKFPSRMDDELHQEIRRKNLCYSCKEPWVLGHRCHGKSNARQMEAYSADGSDSENSEQQLDSEGSEYEEAPEGLESDQEDRGIFAQLSSFHKNESFRVRGALGEHQLVALIDTGANHNFIDARIVAKRGLITNDVEDFKVMVVDGSTIGCKRMVSNMSMKLGTKMEDRISKFHSLLNQLAGINEKVKDDDAKEILLNSLPKNMSGVVFRSSKVTISFEGVISTLLDHNGDSESEEVLFVHNKVKKGKFFVIDKFKKQIGFFQFSYTFANCLSEFKFINLNSLLDVLRTFVAPLERLKLEYIVRGAKDNWYKTIHFIWSSEGFTGFWKGNALNLFRMVPFKSINFVTYDMYCNWLLQIPGKEEIINSDRLAAGAVSGIVATMICLPMDTIRTRLVAPGGETLGGVVGCFQHMVRTEGFLSLYKGLSPTLLSMAPAGAVFYGVYDILKAAYLSSPKGQKRLRWLNQDKRERIETLKAEISSKEEEVRDNSKQMELGPVRTLVYGAIAGACAEIVTYPLEVVRRHLQLQETAKLGLVATFNFIVKRDGAGALYAGVFPSTVQVLPSAALSYLIYEFMKVVLKIS